One segment of Thermococcus profundus DNA contains the following:
- the cooS gene encoding anaerobic carbon-monoxide dehydrogenase catalytic subunit, which translates to MKKNYKEVSIDPTTQQMYERAQEMGIETVWERLEKQQPQCGYGLLGICCRNCMMGPCRINPFGGEPKRGVCGADADTIVARNLLRMIAAGAAAHSDHGRHVALTLLIAAEMAEKFKKEGKPVLELDNMASNTLPYQVRDVEKLKAVAKRLGIETEGRTIREIAKEVAEVALNDFGKQDEEAIAFLKAYLNPKTYEVFEKAGEKAGMPWFENGILPRSIDREIVESLHRTHIGTDHDPVSILLHGLKTSLGDAWGGSLIATELQDILFGTPQVIKAEANLGVLKEDYVNIVVHGHEPVLSEKIVEAAQDPELIELAQKYGAKGINVVGMCCTGLEVLMRHGIPIAGNFLQQEMAIVTGAVEAMVVDVQCIMPATVDVARCFHTKIIDTSPIATFPGAIHIKFDERRADEIAKEIVKTAVENFPNRSKQRVEIPKEKMEGYVGFSVEAILKHFGGTLKPIEDAIIEGKIKGVAGLVGCNNPKVKQDHNHIKIANELMKRDVLLVGTGCWATAAMKYGIFLPEYADTENVGPGLREFAKEWGIPPALNMGSCVDCTRILVLADMVARDLNVPIHALPVVGSAPEAMTEKAVSIGTYFVASGITTHLGVVPPVLGGPKVVKILTHDLYDIVGAAFIVEPDPYKAAKKMYDHIMKKRKELGI; encoded by the coding sequence ATGAAGAAGAATTATAAGGAGGTCTCCATAGACCCGACCACACAGCAGATGTATGAACGGGCCCAGGAAATGGGCATTGAGACTGTTTGGGAGAGGCTCGAAAAGCAGCAGCCCCAGTGTGGCTACGGCCTCCTTGGAATCTGCTGTAGGAACTGTATGATGGGCCCGTGCAGGATAAACCCCTTCGGCGGTGAGCCAAAGAGGGGAGTCTGCGGTGCCGATGCAGACACCATCGTTGCCAGGAACCTCCTCAGGATGATAGCGGCCGGAGCGGCTGCACACAGCGACCACGGAAGGCACGTGGCTTTAACCCTTCTCATAGCCGCCGAGATGGCCGAGAAGTTCAAGAAGGAAGGAAAGCCCGTCCTTGAGCTCGACAACATGGCTTCAAACACCCTCCCATACCAGGTGAGGGACGTTGAGAAGCTGAAGGCGGTTGCAAAGAGGCTGGGAATAGAGACTGAGGGCAGGACGATAAGGGAGATAGCAAAGGAGGTCGCTGAAGTAGCCCTAAACGACTTTGGAAAGCAGGACGAGGAAGCTATAGCCTTCCTGAAGGCCTACCTCAACCCCAAGACCTACGAGGTGTTTGAGAAGGCTGGAGAGAAGGCCGGAATGCCCTGGTTTGAGAACGGAATCCTCCCGAGGAGCATAGACAGGGAAATAGTCGAGAGCCTCCACAGGACCCACATAGGCACCGACCACGACCCAGTTAGCATACTCCTCCATGGCCTTAAGACCTCGCTCGGCGATGCCTGGGGCGGCTCCCTCATAGCCACTGAACTCCAGGACATACTCTTCGGAACGCCCCAGGTCATAAAGGCCGAGGCCAACCTCGGGGTTCTGAAGGAGGACTACGTCAACATAGTCGTCCACGGCCATGAGCCCGTTCTGTCGGAGAAGATAGTTGAAGCGGCCCAGGATCCAGAGCTCATAGAGCTGGCCCAGAAGTACGGTGCCAAGGGAATAAACGTCGTTGGAATGTGCTGTACCGGTCTCGAGGTCCTCATGAGGCACGGCATTCCCATAGCGGGCAACTTCCTCCAGCAGGAGATGGCGATAGTTACCGGTGCAGTTGAGGCTATGGTCGTTGACGTCCAGTGTATAATGCCCGCAACTGTTGACGTTGCCAGGTGCTTCCATACCAAGATAATCGATACGAGCCCGATAGCGACCTTCCCAGGGGCTATACACATCAAGTTCGACGAGCGCAGAGCTGACGAGATAGCAAAGGAGATAGTGAAGACCGCGGTGGAGAACTTCCCGAACAGGTCGAAGCAGAGGGTTGAGATACCGAAGGAGAAGATGGAAGGCTACGTCGGCTTCAGTGTCGAGGCAATACTCAAGCACTTCGGAGGAACCCTCAAGCCGATCGAGGACGCTATCATCGAGGGCAAGATAAAGGGCGTCGCAGGACTGGTCGGATGCAACAACCCGAAGGTAAAGCAGGACCACAACCACATAAAGATAGCGAATGAGCTCATGAAGAGGGATGTCCTCCTCGTGGGAACAGGCTGTTGGGCCACTGCCGCAATGAAGTACGGAATATTCCTGCCCGAATACGCTGACACGGAGAACGTCGGTCCTGGCCTGAGGGAGTTCGCCAAGGAGTGGGGAATCCCGCCGGCACTCAACATGGGTTCGTGCGTTGACTGCACCAGGATTCTCGTGCTCGCTGACATGGTTGCCAGAGATCTGAACGTTCCTATTCATGCCCTCCCGGTTGTCGGCTCCGCCCCCGAAGCTATGACCGAGAAGGCGGTCTCAATAGGAACCTACTTCGTCGCCAGCGGCATAACGACCCACCTCGGCGTTGTTCCACCGGTTCTCGGCGGACCGAAGGTGGTCAAGATACTCACCCACGACCTCTACGACATCGTCGGGGCGGCTTTCATAGTGGAGCCAGACCCGTACAAGGCAGCGAAGAAGATGTACGACCACATCATGAAGAAGAGGAAGGAGCTCGGTATCTGA
- a CDS encoding FAD-dependent oxidoreductase yields the protein MKGMKFSFLCKKKPQPTGKRIAIVGAGPAGLTAAGYLVCKGHDVDIYDKMPEPGGLMLFVIPEFRIPVERIRFGAKELEEEFEVTYYPRTKVMEGEREDEGDEFYERKIRLSELKEKYDAVLIATGIWNVRKIGIPGDDLEGILSPLELLFWIKGHKLGYVPEEKVPDLAGKKVGIIGAGLTAVDVAFECNRLGADVEIFYRRTIREAPAGAYEINILRNRGVKWFELVTPKSVIGENGRVKAIELLRTRLGEPDATGRRRPIPIPGSEFQVPVDYLVFAIGMVSTPPVNGTYLATDRRGRLVVDERHMTSVEGIFAAGDVANGPTKVGRAIKDGLYTAVSIDKWLRGEL from the coding sequence ATGAAGGGCATGAAATTCTCCTTTCTCTGCAAGAAGAAGCCACAGCCGACCGGAAAGAGGATAGCAATAGTTGGGGCCGGACCAGCTGGCCTCACCGCCGCAGGCTATCTCGTATGTAAGGGGCACGATGTGGATATCTACGATAAAATGCCGGAACCCGGGGGATTGATGCTCTTCGTCATTCCGGAGTTTAGAATTCCGGTCGAGAGGATTCGCTTTGGAGCTAAGGAGCTTGAGGAGGAGTTCGAGGTAACGTACTACCCCCGGACCAAGGTCATGGAAGGAGAAAGAGAAGACGAGGGCGATGAGTTCTACGAGAGAAAGATCAGGCTGAGCGAGCTGAAGGAGAAGTACGATGCGGTTTTAATAGCCACCGGCATATGGAACGTCAGGAAGATAGGAATCCCCGGTGATGATCTCGAGGGTATACTCTCACCCCTTGAACTGCTCTTCTGGATAAAGGGTCACAAGCTCGGCTACGTTCCAGAGGAGAAGGTTCCCGATTTGGCCGGAAAGAAGGTCGGTATAATAGGGGCCGGACTGACGGCCGTTGATGTAGCCTTTGAATGCAACCGCTTGGGTGCCGATGTCGAGATATTCTACCGCAGGACGATAAGAGAGGCTCCAGCAGGTGCCTACGAGATAAACATACTCCGCAACAGGGGAGTCAAGTGGTTCGAACTTGTGACACCGAAGAGCGTCATCGGTGAGAACGGCCGGGTAAAGGCCATCGAACTCCTCAGGACGCGTCTCGGAGAACCGGATGCAACCGGAAGGAGGCGGCCAATTCCAATTCCCGGCTCGGAGTTCCAGGTTCCAGTAGATTATCTCGTCTTCGCCATAGGAATGGTATCCACTCCACCCGTCAACGGAACTTATCTCGCCACGGACAGGAGGGGCAGGCTCGTTGTGGACGAGAGGCACATGACGAGCGTTGAAGGCATCTTCGCCGCTGGAGATGTTGCCAACGGCCCCACAAAAGTCGGCAGGGCGATAAAGGATGGCCTTTACACTGCCGTTTCCATCGACAAGTGGCTCAGGGGTGAGCTCTGA
- a CDS encoding 4Fe-4S dicluster domain-containing protein, with the protein MERKYLYVDYLTCIGCETCQTVCDFIHNGNPYIRIYVTENKQYVPINCKHCDDAPCIKVCPTHAIYRDEDGAVRIAENKCIGCLACLQVCPYGVPFYSLKVKAITKCDMCAERREEGLEPACAEMCPAEAIQYGPLEMVLELVNERRAKNIPEHQRELTEEELRKSISSGYKVF; encoded by the coding sequence ATGGAGAGGAAGTACCTCTACGTTGACTACCTCACCTGTATCGGGTGCGAGACCTGCCAGACCGTCTGCGACTTCATACACAACGGAAATCCGTACATCAGGATATACGTCACAGAGAACAAGCAGTACGTCCCGATAAACTGCAAGCACTGCGACGATGCTCCCTGTATCAAGGTCTGCCCCACCCACGCCATCTACCGCGACGAGGATGGAGCGGTCAGGATAGCTGAGAACAAGTGCATAGGCTGCCTCGCCTGCCTGCAGGTCTGTCCTTACGGTGTTCCGTTCTACAGCCTCAAGGTGAAGGCGATAACCAAGTGCGACATGTGTGCCGAGAGGCGTGAGGAAGGGCTTGAGCCTGCCTGCGCCGAGATGTGTCCCGCCGAGGCAATCCAATACGGCCCGCTCGAGATGGTTCTCGAGCTTGTGAACGAGAGGCGCGCCAAGAACATCCCGGAGCACCAGCGCGAGCTTACAGAGGAGGAGCTCAGGAAGAGCATAAGCTCAGGGTATAAGGTCTTCTAA
- a CDS encoding hydrogenase maturation protease, whose amino-acid sequence MEVKEILGNLHRVVLMGIGNEKMGDYGFGAYLAEALLRAVENPNFFPLNCHSVPESQAGVVVRFRPELVIVATPLEFGGEPGKVVVADPWEALEDVPEEFRFQLKVTLGHLKELLPWTRFVLLGCQPGSKKEVTEEVKNCVRGLAIAFKDAVD is encoded by the coding sequence ATGGAAGTCAAGGAGATACTCGGAAACCTGCACAGGGTAGTCCTGATGGGGATAGGCAACGAGAAGATGGGCGACTACGGCTTCGGGGCGTATCTAGCTGAGGCCCTTTTGAGGGCAGTTGAGAACCCCAACTTTTTCCCCCTCAACTGCCACAGCGTCCCAGAAAGCCAGGCCGGTGTAGTCGTGAGGTTTCGGCCGGAGCTCGTGATAGTGGCGACTCCTCTGGAGTTCGGTGGTGAGCCTGGGAAGGTTGTTGTCGCCGACCCCTGGGAAGCGCTTGAAGACGTTCCCGAGGAGTTCAGGTTTCAGCTGAAGGTCACCCTCGGCCATCTCAAGGAGTTGCTCCCATGGACGCGCTTCGTCCTCCTGGGATGCCAGCCCGGAAGCAAAAAGGAGGTAACCGAGGAGGTAAAGAACTGCGTAAGGGGCCTTGCGATAGCGTTTAAAGATGCCGTTGATTAG
- the porA gene encoding pyruvate synthase subunit PorA, whose protein sequence is MPIRTVMKANEAAAWAAKLAKPKVIAAFPITPSTLVPEKISEFVANGELDAEFIKVESEHSAISACVGASAAGVRTFTATASQGLALMHEVLFIAAGMRLPIVVAVGNRSLSAPINIWNDWQDSISERDTGWLQFYAENNQEALDLILIAFKVAENEKVLLPAMVGFDAFILTHTVEPVEIPDQEVVDEFLGEYEPKHAYLDPERPITQGTLAFPAHYMEARYTVWEANENAKKVIDEVFEEFEKKFGRKYRKVEEYRTEDAEIVFVTMGSLAGTVKEYVDHLREQGIKAGAAKLTVYRPFPIEEVRELAKKAKVIALLEKNVTFSVGGALFQDFSRALINEKEKPIILDFILGLGGRDVTFQNLDEVLEISRKALNGEKVDEVNWIGLRKEIL, encoded by the coding sequence ATGCCGATAAGAACCGTTATGAAGGCAAACGAGGCTGCCGCCTGGGCGGCCAAGCTGGCCAAGCCCAAGGTCATAGCGGCTTTCCCGATTACGCCGTCGACCCTCGTTCCCGAGAAGATAAGTGAGTTCGTGGCCAACGGAGAGCTCGACGCCGAGTTCATCAAGGTCGAGAGCGAGCACTCCGCTATCTCCGCCTGCGTTGGTGCTTCAGCCGCTGGAGTTAGGACCTTCACCGCAACAGCTTCACAGGGTCTCGCTTTGATGCACGAGGTTCTGTTCATAGCCGCTGGAATGCGCCTTCCGATAGTGGTTGCAGTCGGAAACCGCTCACTCAGTGCTCCGATCAACATCTGGAACGACTGGCAGGACAGCATAAGCGAGCGCGATACCGGCTGGCTCCAGTTCTACGCCGAGAACAACCAGGAGGCACTCGATCTCATCCTCATAGCCTTCAAGGTCGCCGAGAACGAGAAGGTTCTCCTCCCTGCAATGGTCGGCTTCGATGCCTTCATCCTGACCCACACTGTCGAGCCGGTTGAGATTCCAGATCAGGAGGTCGTTGACGAGTTCCTCGGCGAGTACGAGCCTAAGCATGCTTACCTCGACCCGGAGAGGCCGATAACGCAGGGCACCCTCGCCTTCCCGGCCCACTACATGGAGGCAAGGTACACGGTTTGGGAGGCCAATGAGAACGCCAAGAAGGTCATCGACGAGGTCTTTGAGGAGTTCGAGAAGAAGTTCGGAAGGAAGTACCGGAAGGTTGAGGAGTACCGCACCGAGGACGCCGAGATAGTCTTCGTCACCATGGGTTCCCTCGCCGGAACCGTAAAGGAGTACGTCGACCACCTCCGCGAGCAGGGAATCAAGGCCGGTGCAGCTAAGCTCACCGTTTACAGGCCCTTCCCGATTGAGGAGGTCAGGGAGCTCGCGAAGAAGGCGAAGGTCATAGCCCTCCTCGAGAAGAACGTTACCTTCAGCGTCGGCGGAGCCCTCTTCCAGGACTTCAGCAGGGCCCTCATAAACGAGAAGGAGAAGCCGATAATCCTTGACTTCATCCTCGGACTCGGCGGCAGGGACGTTACCTTCCAGAACCTCGACGAAGTCCTTGAGATAAGCAGGAAGGCCCTCAACGGCGAAAAGGTTGATGAGGTCAACTGGATAGGCCTCAGGAAGGAGATACTGTGA
- a CDS encoding ATP-binding protein, with protein MSKPVNPENEERRKKLFKVAEELQKRAKKQAPEEGFRVVITGKGGVGKTTTTALLARLLARDGYRVLAVDEDPQMNLAHALGVPKEVRDKIVPLNRNLDYIEEKTGARPGTNWGLYFSLTPDVRDVVERFGVIGPDGVMLLVMGSVVQAAAGCLCPENALLDAVVKYINLRKGEIILMDTQAGLEHFGRALARGFKQAVVLTEPTYNSVQVAVDAAKLARQLGIPYVHLVINKVKKEKHVEKVERILDELGFNDFTTKTIIPYDELVEEYDPEVEAILKNPESPTYKKALELKDILIKYSGFL; from the coding sequence ATGTCAAAGCCGGTGAATCCCGAGAATGAGGAGAGGAGGAAAAAGCTGTTCAAAGTAGCGGAGGAGCTTCAGAAGAGGGCAAAAAAACAGGCCCCTGAGGAAGGTTTCAGGGTGGTCATAACCGGAAAAGGCGGCGTTGGAAAAACCACCACAACGGCCCTTCTGGCGAGGCTCCTCGCAAGGGACGGCTACAGAGTGCTGGCGGTCGACGAGGATCCCCAGATGAACCTTGCCCACGCCCTTGGGGTTCCCAAGGAGGTCAGGGATAAAATCGTTCCGCTGAACAGAAACCTCGACTACATAGAGGAGAAAACTGGAGCCAGGCCTGGAACGAACTGGGGTCTGTACTTCTCGTTAACCCCCGATGTGAGGGACGTGGTTGAGAGGTTCGGTGTCATCGGTCCCGACGGTGTGATGCTCCTCGTGATGGGCAGCGTCGTCCAAGCAGCGGCCGGATGCCTCTGTCCGGAGAACGCTCTTCTAGACGCTGTCGTCAAGTACATCAACCTCAGGAAGGGCGAGATAATCCTGATGGACACTCAGGCCGGACTGGAGCACTTTGGAAGGGCGCTTGCGAGGGGCTTCAAGCAGGCGGTCGTTCTTACCGAGCCGACGTACAACTCCGTTCAGGTGGCGGTTGATGCGGCGAAACTTGCCCGGCAGCTTGGAATCCCCTACGTGCACTTGGTAATAAACAAAGTCAAGAAGGAGAAACATGTGGAAAAGGTGGAGAGGATCTTGGATGAGCTAGGATTCAACGATTTCACGACAAAAACCATAATCCCCTACGATGAACTTGTGGAGGAGTACGACCCCGAGGTGGAGGCGATCCTCAAAAACCCCGAGTCCCCGACATACAAGAAGGCCCTTGAGCTGAAAGACATCCTGATCAAGTACTCCGGCTTTCTCTGA
- a CDS encoding 4Fe-4S dicluster domain-containing protein, which yields MERIKGLLGMKGQPKVEEGVLKTKECIGCGLCAQVCPHNAIFVMDDDKKVISFHPELCKDCNFECNEICPTNAIEGRPMRVDLEFEYAHCQVCGKKLDYTVKTAEFLYHKLEKFYDHPEVVFMCDKCKHDRVKEFPTEYLKFFGGGSR from the coding sequence ATGGAACGCATCAAGGGGTTACTGGGTATGAAAGGACAGCCCAAGGTGGAAGAGGGCGTCTTGAAAACCAAGGAGTGCATAGGCTGCGGTCTCTGCGCCCAGGTTTGTCCCCATAACGCAATATTCGTAATGGACGACGATAAAAAGGTTATATCTTTCCATCCCGAACTCTGCAAGGATTGCAACTTCGAGTGCAATGAGATATGCCCGACCAACGCCATTGAGGGCCGCCCAATGAGGGTAGACCTCGAATTCGAGTACGCCCACTGTCAGGTCTGCGGGAAGAAGCTTGACTACACCGTTAAAACCGCGGAGTTTCTGTACCACAAGCTCGAAAAGTTCTATGACCACCCAGAGGTCGTTTTTATGTGCGACAAATGCAAGCACGACCGCGTGAAGGAGTTCCCGACAGAATACCTCAAGTTCTTCGGAGGGGGGTCCAGATGA
- a CDS encoding 4Fe-4S dicluster domain-containing protein has protein sequence MSTDSKPTIFINPAKCIGCRHCEIACAVEHSQSKDLFSAIFEDPLPLPRIHILPMGAYNVPMNCRHCDGAPCVEVCPTGALYHDEQGAVMLAEDKCIGCKMCAIVCPFGIPEFDALNGVMFKCDMCPDRRAEGREPACVEACKTGALQFGTIDEIVSKVRKEKAEQIVKLKEGEVEEEYNGWDLYRSMQTVVIRINEGDSK, from the coding sequence ATGTCCACCGATTCAAAGCCTACCATCTTCATCAACCCAGCGAAGTGCATTGGCTGTCGACACTGTGAAATAGCGTGTGCAGTGGAGCACTCACAGAGCAAGGACCTCTTCTCCGCCATCTTCGAGGATCCCCTCCCCCTGCCCAGAATACACATTCTCCCGATGGGTGCCTACAACGTCCCTATGAACTGCCGTCACTGCGACGGGGCGCCCTGTGTAGAGGTCTGCCCGACGGGGGCACTCTACCACGACGAGCAGGGCGCGGTTATGCTGGCAGAGGACAAGTGTATAGGCTGCAAGATGTGTGCCATCGTCTGTCCCTTTGGTATTCCCGAGTTCGACGCCCTCAACGGTGTGATGTTCAAGTGCGATATGTGCCCGGACAGAAGGGCCGAGGGGAGGGAGCCGGCCTGTGTTGAGGCCTGCAAGACCGGAGCACTCCAGTTTGGAACGATAGACGAGATAGTATCGAAGGTCAGGAAGGAGAAGGCCGAGCAGATAGTCAAGCTGAAGGAAGGTGAGGTTGAGGAGGAATACAACGGTTGGGACCTTTACAGGTCTATGCAGACCGTTGTTATTCGCATAAACGAAGGTGATTCAAAATGA
- the porB gene encoding pyruvate synthase subunit PorB yields MAVRKPPITTREYWAPGHAACAGCGCATALKLATKAFSEAMEEKFGDPNAFAIAQATGCMEVVSAVFPYTAWRAPWVHVAFENAAAAASGVEAAWKKLGRKGKILAIGGDGGTADIGLQALSGMLERRHNVVYLMYDNEAYMNTGIQRSSSTPYGAWTTTSPPGKYSIGEDKPKKWVALIAAAHQIPYVATASIGNPFDFVKKMKKAAKVDGPAFVQVHCTCPTGWKSPLEKGVEIARLAIETGVWPLFEIENGDFFNIKIQPPGGGAKVKREGGKIVAIEFKKPIEEYLKLQGRFKHLFKRPEAIDEMREQIKAMWKVLGVEVTLPKPEE; encoded by the coding sequence ATGGCCGTTAGGAAACCCCCGATTACCACTCGCGAGTACTGGGCACCGGGCCACGCCGCCTGTGCCGGCTGTGGCTGTGCCACCGCTCTCAAGCTCGCCACCAAGGCCTTCAGCGAGGCCATGGAGGAGAAGTTCGGCGATCCCAATGCTTTCGCCATAGCCCAGGCCACAGGTTGTATGGAGGTCGTCAGCGCGGTCTTCCCGTACACTGCTTGGAGGGCTCCATGGGTTCACGTTGCCTTTGAGAACGCTGCGGCCGCGGCAAGCGGTGTTGAAGCGGCCTGGAAGAAGCTCGGCAGGAAGGGCAAGATACTGGCAATAGGTGGAGACGGTGGTACCGCCGACATAGGCCTCCAGGCCCTCTCAGGTATGCTCGAGAGGAGGCACAACGTCGTTTACCTCATGTACGACAACGAGGCCTACATGAACACCGGAATCCAGAGGAGTTCCTCGACACCCTACGGTGCTTGGACAACAACGAGCCCGCCCGGAAAGTACTCCATCGGTGAGGACAAGCCCAAGAAGTGGGTGGCTTTGATAGCGGCCGCCCACCAGATACCGTACGTTGCCACCGCGAGCATCGGCAACCCCTTCGACTTCGTCAAGAAGATGAAGAAGGCCGCCAAGGTCGACGGCCCGGCCTTCGTCCAGGTTCACTGCACCTGCCCGACCGGCTGGAAGAGCCCGCTCGAGAAGGGCGTCGAGATAGCTAGACTTGCCATTGAAACGGGTGTCTGGCCGCTCTTTGAGATAGAGAACGGCGACTTCTTCAACATCAAGATCCAGCCGCCCGGAGGAGGCGCTAAAGTAAAGCGCGAGGGCGGAAAGATAGTCGCCATCGAGTTCAAGAAGCCCATAGAGGAGTACCTCAAACTGCAGGGCAGGTTCAAGCACCTCTTCAAGAGACCGGAGGCAATAGACGAGATGCGCGAGCAGATCAAGGCCATGTGGAAGGTCCTCGGCGTCGAAGTCACCCTCCCGAAGCCGGAGGAGTGA